In Streptomyces sp. NBC_01707, a genomic segment contains:
- a CDS encoding Stp1/IreP family PP2C-type Ser/Thr phosphatase — MSLSLRFAAGSHKGMIREGNEDSGYAGPRLLAIADGMGGQAAGEVASSEVISTLVQLDDDVPGSDILTSLGTAVQRANDQLRMMVEEDPQLEGMGTTLTALLWTGQRLGLVHVGDSRAYLLRDGVLTQITQDHTWVQRLVDEGRITEEEATTHPQRSLLMRALGSGDHVEPDLSIREVRAGDRYLICSDGLSGVVSHQTMEETLASYQGPQETIQELIQLALRGGGPDNITCIVADVLDVDSNDTLAGRLNDTPVIVGAVAENQAAQLNDGGAMETPAGRAAGLGRPVPPPAGGFGPPGSGDGLGYGGMPNGSFDAYTDDDFVKPGGGRRWLKRSLYIVLALAVIGGGAYGGYRWTQNQFYVGAKNEHVALFRGISQDLAWVSLSKVEKDHPEIELKYLPPYQRKQVEATIAEGNLTDAREKISELSTQASACKKDAQRRAAEAESSARTGEGEAGGTGSEVTKTSARSDATKTKPTTATPTPGPSLSEEEQRLVPQCGKQ; from the coding sequence ATGAGTCTGTCCCTGCGCTTCGCCGCCGGATCGCACAAGGGCATGATCCGGGAGGGCAACGAGGACTCCGGCTATGCCGGTCCACGCCTTCTCGCCATCGCCGACGGCATGGGCGGTCAGGCGGCCGGTGAGGTCGCCAGCTCCGAGGTGATCTCCACGCTCGTCCAGCTCGACGACGACGTGCCTGGTTCGGACATCCTCACCTCGCTCGGCACGGCGGTCCAGCGTGCCAACGACCAACTGCGCATGATGGTCGAGGAGGACCCCCAGCTGGAGGGCATGGGCACCACGCTCACCGCCCTGCTCTGGACCGGTCAGCGCCTGGGCCTGGTCCACGTCGGCGACTCCCGCGCGTACCTCCTGCGCGACGGCGTACTCACCCAGATCACCCAGGACCACACCTGGGTGCAGCGGCTGGTCGACGAGGGCCGGATCACCGAGGAAGAGGCCACCACCCACCCGCAGCGCTCCCTGCTGATGCGCGCGCTGGGCAGCGGCGACCACGTCGAACCCGACCTCTCCATCCGTGAAGTCCGGGCCGGCGACCGCTATTTGATCTGCTCCGACGGGCTCTCCGGCGTCGTCTCGCACCAGACGATGGAAGAGACCCTCGCCAGCTACCAGGGCCCGCAGGAGACGATCCAGGAGCTCATCCAACTCGCCCTGCGCGGCGGTGGCCCGGACAACATCACCTGCATCGTCGCCGACGTCCTCGACGTCGACAGCAACGACACCCTGGCCGGGCGGCTCAACGACACCCCGGTCATCGTCGGCGCGGTCGCCGAGAACCAGGCCGCCCAGCTCAACGACGGCGGCGCGATGGAGACCCCCGCCGGACGCGCGGCCGGCCTCGGCCGTCCCGTCCCACCCCCCGCGGGCGGCTTCGGGCCACCCGGAAGCGGTGACGGCCTCGGCTACGGCGGAATGCCGAACGGCTCCTTCGACGCCTACACCGACGACGACTTCGTCAAGCCCGGTGGCGGCCGCAGGTGGCTGAAGAGGTCCCTCTACATCGTGCTCGCGCTGGCCGTCATCGGCGGTGGTGCGTACGGCGGTTACCGCTGGACCCAGAACCAGTTCTACGTGGGCGCCAAGAACGAACACGTCGCACTGTTCCGCGGCATCAGCCAGGACCTCGCGTGGGTCTCGCTCTCGAAGGTCGAGAAGGACCACCCCGAGATCGAACTCAAGTACCTCCCGCCCTACCAGCGCAAGCAGGTCGAGGCGACCATCGCCGAGGGCAACCTGACGGACGCCCGCGAGAAGATCAGTGAGCTCTCGACCCAGGCATCCGCCTGCAAGAAGGACGCGCAACGCCGCGCGGCCGAGGCGGAGAGCAGCGCCCGCACCGGCGAGGGCGAAGCCGGCGGCACGGGCTCGGAGGTCACCAAGACGTCCGCCCGGTCCGACGCCACCAAGACCAAGCCGACCACAGCGACTCCCACTCCCGGCCCCAGCCTCTCGGAGGAAGAGCAGAGGCTGGTCCCGCAGTGCGGTAAGCAGTAA
- a CDS encoding FHA domain-containing protein gives MSELTLTVMRLGFLAVLWLFVIVAVQVIRSDLFGTRVTQRGSRRSASDARPQQARQSAAAPPQQRQQPGRQRRGAPTKLVVSEGTLTGTTVALQGQTITLGRAHDSTIVLDDDYASSRHARIYPDRDGQWIVEDLGSTNGTYLDRTRLTTPTPVPLGAPIRIGKTVIELRK, from the coding sequence ATGTCAGAGCTGACCCTGACGGTCATGCGGCTAGGTTTCCTGGCCGTTCTGTGGCTGTTCGTGATCGTGGCCGTCCAGGTCATCCGCAGCGACCTGTTCGGAACGCGCGTCACGCAACGCGGCTCACGCCGCAGTGCGAGCGACGCACGTCCGCAACAGGCACGCCAATCTGCCGCGGCACCACCGCAGCAACGCCAGCAGCCCGGCCGCCAGCGCCGGGGGGCACCGACAAAGCTGGTCGTCTCCGAGGGCACCCTCACCGGCACCACGGTGGCGCTCCAGGGGCAGACCATCACCCTGGGACGGGCCCACGACTCAACGATCGTGCTGGACGACGACTACGCGTCCAGCAGGCATGCCAGGATCTACCCCGACCGTGACGGCCAGTGGATCGTCGAGGATCTCGGGTCCACCAACGGCACGTATCTCGACCGGACCCGTCTCACCACCCCGACGCCTGTTCCGCTGGGCGCGCCGATCCGGATCGGCAAGACCGTCATCGAGCTGCGGAAGTAG
- a CDS encoding FMN-dependent NADH-azoreductase, with the protein MATLLHLDSAVFPQGSASREVTATFVQTWREQHPDGQVVYRDLAANPLPHLDAAAAAAGAGDPLRSELAAELAAADAVLIGAPMYNFSIPSTLKAWLDQVIIVGHNAGPDSPVTGTPVTVVASRGGSYAPGTPRADSEFVQNYLEKLLTSMFGAEVDFIVPELTMAHSQPAMAELIPLAEASRAKAFTDAAEKAKALAARLAA; encoded by the coding sequence ATGGCCACGCTCCTGCACCTCGACTCCGCCGTCTTCCCCCAGGGATCCGCGTCGCGCGAGGTCACCGCCACCTTCGTCCAGACGTGGCGCGAGCAGCACCCTGACGGTCAGGTCGTCTACCGCGACCTCGCCGCGAACCCGCTGCCCCACCTGGACGCCGCCGCGGCCGCCGCCGGCGCCGGGGACCCGCTGCGCAGCGAGCTCGCCGCCGAACTCGCAGCGGCGGACGCCGTACTGATCGGCGCGCCGATGTACAACTTCAGCATTCCGTCCACCCTGAAGGCCTGGCTCGACCAGGTGATCATCGTCGGCCACAACGCAGGCCCCGACAGCCCGGTGACCGGCACCCCCGTCACCGTCGTCGCCAGCCGCGGCGGTTCATACGCTCCCGGCACGCCGCGCGCGGACTCCGAGTTCGTCCAGAACTACCTGGAGAAGCTGCTGACGAGCATGTTCGGCGCCGAGGTCGACTTCATCGTTCCGGAGCTGACGATGGCCCACTCCCAGCCGGCGATGGCCGAGCTCATCCCCCTTGCCGAGGCTTCCCGCGCCAAGGCGTTCACCGATGCCGCGGAGAAGGCCAAGGCCCTCGCCGCCCGCCTCGCGGCCTGA
- a CDS encoding DUF3662 and FHA domain-containing protein has protein sequence MGVMKRFEQRLEGLVNGTFAKVFKSEVQPVEIAGALQRECDNNATIWNRERTVVPNDFIVELSAPDYERLSPYSGQLGDELSGLVRDYAKQQRYTFMGPIKVHLEKADDLDTGLYRVRSRTLASSSSQQGQQAAQGHLGQSGHPGQGRPAAPQPTGGYGYPPSSVPPMPAAPPPGGGRPGAPTTDRRPPAAPGVMPSAQVRRWIEINGTRHQISRPTLVLGRSTEADVRIDDPGVSRRHCEIRTGTPSTIQDLGSTNGIVVDGQHTTRATLRDGSRIVVGSTTIVYRQAEG, from the coding sequence ATGGGAGTCATGAAGCGTTTCGAGCAGCGTCTCGAAGGTCTGGTCAACGGCACCTTCGCCAAGGTGTTCAAGTCCGAGGTCCAGCCGGTCGAGATCGCGGGTGCCCTCCAGCGCGAGTGCGACAACAACGCAACGATCTGGAACCGCGAGCGAACCGTCGTCCCCAATGACTTCATCGTCGAGCTCAGCGCCCCGGACTACGAGCGCCTCAGCCCGTACTCCGGCCAACTCGGCGACGAGCTCTCCGGTCTGGTCCGGGACTACGCCAAGCAGCAGCGCTACACCTTCATGGGACCCATCAAGGTCCACCTGGAGAAGGCCGACGATCTCGACACCGGGCTCTACCGCGTACGGAGCCGCACGCTTGCGTCGAGTTCGTCACAGCAGGGCCAGCAGGCCGCTCAGGGCCACCTGGGACAGTCCGGCCACCCGGGCCAGGGGCGGCCCGCCGCCCCTCAGCCCACCGGCGGCTACGGCTACCCTCCCAGCTCCGTCCCGCCCATGCCCGCGGCCCCGCCGCCGGGCGGCGGCCGTCCCGGAGCACCCACCACCGACCGGCGACCGCCGGCCGCGCCCGGCGTCATGCCGAGCGCGCAGGTGCGACGCTGGATCGAGATCAACGGCACCCGCCATCAGATCTCCCGCCCGACGCTGGTGCTGGGACGCAGCACCGAAGCCGACGTGCGGATCGACGACCCCGGCGTATCGCGCCGGCACTGTGAGATCCGGACCGGAACGCCCTCGACGATCCAGGATCTCGGGTCTACCAACGGCATCGTGGTAGACGGGCAGCACACAACCCGCGCTACGCTCCGCGACGGCTCGCGGATCGTCGTGGGTAGCACCACCATCGTTTACCGGCAAGCCGAAGGGTGA